The nucleotide window AGTAAATGCAATATTGAGAGGTTGAGAAGGTAATCACTCACCCGCCTTTGAGTTCAGCCCTCATGCTGGACGAGTATTTCTCAGATGTTTTCTGAAGGAACAAGTAACAGAAACACAATCAGTTCATTAATTTCTTTCGCTAGTAAATCAAGTTTCAGTTAAAGAGCACATGGAGAAGGCGGAGCAAGCAACCAAGCAGACTTAATATACAAGTGTATGCAGTAAATAGGTTACCTGCTTATGGTAGCTGCAATATGTTCCACGACGCCTGCAAATGTTCTCAATCCATAAGTTTTATCACAAGGAGTAGAACAACAAAAACGAGTTTCCATAGGCTCAATATTATTGGGTAAGAAGCAACCATAGTTTATGATAATCTGCATAAACAACTATAGTATGTAAGCATCTCCGTATCACTCTTGTAAAGGGAAAGCCTATTACTTTTGTACACAACTTGACCAAGCAATTGCAGTAGCTACTATATAGGGATCGCTAGCTAGTTTACAAGATTACACTTTTCATTCTTCCACTCTTGCCATGGGAAGGAGGACTACAATGTAGAATTGAGACACAAATTTCATATTGTCTCTGTTCCAAATCAAAACAAACTGAATTAAAAGCCACATTAATGACTGGATGAGGACATTATCATGGTTAAagcaaatcaaaaccaaacaacATGTATGCTATCTAAATGAGAATTGTGAGGAGCAGCAGTACTTCATTCTTCGTATGTAAACAATGGATACCTCTTATGTAAGGACCAGGCAAGATCACTTTCACCGCCCAAGGCCATGAAACCTCCAAAGTGATAATCCAAATGTTTTTATAAAAGGGAAGAAGAATTTTACTTTAGACTGCCCAAaccaaatatcaaatcaagAGCATGCCTCTAGAACAAACATGAGACATCTGGTCACCTTGTAATTGGTGAGAAACAGTGTACTTACCACAAAATTGAGAATAAACAAGTAAACGGAAGAGCATTTTATGCATATCTCATGAGCATCTTATTGTATCTGACAACCATTTCTTTAGTACTTTGCCTGAAAGTATTCAGTTCATTCACGACTATATGCATGTAACgaataacaatacataaaatcAGAGGTCGTACTTATTAATGATTACAGTGCAAGCCATCCCATCCTTCCTTTTCCCCTTGCAAACTCCATAATCCACAGATGTGCCTATCTTTAAAATGTGACTGGATGAATAAACACTCAACGAAAATCCATGTTCCTGGATAAAGGGCATTGAAGAGGCATTAGTAACCCACCATAAatcttaaagaaaatgaacttatTGATAGGCATGATAACAATACCGAGTTGTCCTTGCGTACACTGCAATTAAACAACGCAAAAACTGCACCAGCCTTTTCATTGCAGTTCTTCTGATAAGCAtcaccaaaaacaaaaagagaaatagTTTTTTCATCCAAAGATCCAACTTTCCAGATTGCATATGTCTTCCCTGTTGAACTTGTTCTTGGTTGCCCCTTCTCGGTTAAAACACCAACAGTTGCCCAACAACCAGAAAGGGTGTCGCCTAGAAGCGAATTCCTACCAGAtagttaaatatattataatatagtCCAACAAAACTATTCAGGTGACTCAGTCAGCATCTTAACATACCTTATTGCTGATAACCGTATGAACCTAATATCAGCAAAATGGTTGCTCAGTTCAACAGGTGAAACTACTTGATTTCTGAGTGAAAGGATGAAGTGTAAAAATATTAGTTGGATGTTGAGTATCTAAATAGACCATTCATATGTAACTTTCTTGGCACAACATTAGAACTGAAGCAACCATCTATCTCAAACCAATCtaatcaaagcataaacactaATGCAACTTCACCAATAACAATCAAAGTTGGCCACCATTTTAAATTAATGGAACTAACATACAAGCACCTATGTGGCATTTCTATCAATAGTAACCGCAAGCCAAAAAGCATCTGATGAGTTTTTTAAGAAGCCCAAATAATACATTCTCAGTTGGGACTTCCtttcatcaaaatttgaaaCGTAGGCAAGTAAATTTACTGTCATCTTGAAAAATTGGAAGTTCTACAGAAAATATCGAAACAAAAATATGCTAGCAACATTCAAATTCCAACAGCATAATGAGTTTGACAGGAAAATGCATCATGATCTCTGCAACAAGAGCCCATTGGATATGCACCCATAAGGCCTATGTCAAAGTACATACCTAATTCGCAAACCCGAAAACTTTTCAACGTCGGCATCAGTTGACCCCTTTGTATGCTTTGATTTGGCAGCTTTCTTGGCAATTTCAGTATCATAATCAAGACAATCCTGAACAGCATCCCTAAACACAGACATATCTGCCTCCCCCATTCGCTTTGGTGATCCATCATCCGACAAATAATCTGTAAAATAGAcataacatttttcaaaacaacccacagaaattttcataaaaataatctcTCAAATCCAATAGATTCATATCAAGAAACATCTACCTCTACCTATACAACAAATAGATTTCTTAGCTGTTAAAATCCCAAACATGATTTCGTCATAAACTAATCAAAACAGCCCACAGAAATCCCATATAAAtaatcaagaaactaattcattCTTTTTATGTGGAAAAGAAATCAAGAATAGATTTAGTTTCTTAGCTCTTAAGTGAATTTGATTAGACACAAAAAACAAGATTTGGACATTTACCTGGGAAACGAGATGAAGGAGAAGCCGGAGGGGTTTCCAAAACCCTATCTGGAAGTGAAAGAAGGAGATCCAGGTCTTCTTGGTGATTCGATTtcgacattttttttttctgagaaATTGATGATTCAAAAATAAGATAGGGTTTTGTTTCCTTATTAGTATTACTCTGatgtgattttaaatttatttgaagtTTGGAGGGAGATTGAAAGTATATGGCGGGAAGCTTTATGCTTTGAGGGCTGAGTCTCTCTGCAACCGGATGGAAATGGGCTGGGCTTTCAATTTACAGATTGGGTCTTGATTACTTTTATAAATTGGGCCCTGATTACTTTAATGGACTGGATGGTATCCAATACTTTTGAGttacattatatatgtataaagtACATAAACCCAACAATTTGGGCATTAATTACATTCTATCTCAAaagtttttcaaattacaataatCTGAGGTTTTTCAAAACTTGGAGATACACTTCTCTTTCATCTGATACATAGCAAACAATACATAAGTTATGTATTAGTTACATAATTATAAACCAGATTCATTATGATTTAGGTTTGAAATAATTGTGGTTatatatcaacaataacaattgTACCAGATACATTGTACACAAACAAAGTTGTAATTTATCTGATAGAGGTGGAGTAGAGTGAATTATCTGGATGTTGAGAGagatagaaggaaaaaaaggatttttgtaattaattcaaatggtataaatttttagaaattatgatatcttaagttgtgtaattacttaattttaaCATATTCAATACTATAACACGACACCTGTGAAAGTTAACACAAGAGTTGAACAAAAATAACTCTAGccccaatttttaaaaaaaaagaatttaatttgATGTTTAGTTGTAAAAGAGACCTCCTTCAATGTAAAAACAAtaagatttttaatttaatgtttTACTTGTAAAAGAGACCTTGTTCAATGTTAAAACTAAAAACCTACAAGTTCTCCCTATTTAAATTAAAAGCCTTCATTTCTCCCTATATCTCATACAACTTCATAAACTACATAATGAAATCCCCAATACgagcattattatttttatctctcTTATCTTTATTAACGATAACGTTTACTTCCCAAACaacttattatttattatatccTTTTGTgggtaatttttcttttttggtgttTATCGTGTGGTATTTCAAGTGCTATTTTTGGTGCTTTGAGTGTACATTTGTTGATCAGTTTGATGAACCATGGGATTTGggttgaggatataatagggaGATTAATACGAATCTTTCCAAACGGCCTTCTTTATGATTTGATTTTAAGTCTAATACAAGCTTggctttttctttatttcaagaATAATCTATCTATCGTAATTTATATATCTACTATATATCTTATGCTCATTATATTTATGGATCTATTTGCTCCTAGACTAAATACTACAACTATAGCTCTCACGCTCGTTTTCAAGGGGTGCATCTATGCTGCTATAATTTTGTTCTGTAAAGGAAGCACATTATATTTGGGCTGGGTTATCCTCATTGTACCTGCTATATTTGCCACCTATATTTCGGTACGTTTTATGATATTCTTTTTAGTTTTGCAAATTAATACTTGGAATAACATAAACCCTATGTTTTTTTAGGAGATTTGTTCTAATGATTTACCGCAACATCGGTTGATATCTTCTTGGCTGGGTATTACATTAATCTctcttctatttttatatatatatattgagtttttCTTAACTTTTTTCCGTCTTCTGatgatttttctcattttgCAGTTTCTATTTGAGGCCCGTATTCGGATAAATTTATCGATATTGATACTTGAGAAAGTTGAAAACAAATTCGTAGCTGCAACAGTTGTTACTTTGCTTTTGGGAGTTTTggtattaattttttcttttttttttggagaagagTAGGATATAACATTTGATTGGTTTCTGATGTTTATGGGATAATGTTAAGACTTTAATTAGAGCTAAATGTGGACCCTAAAGAAAATTATAGTctcttatttttcatataatatagggttaattatgtttttgttgttgatttGTCTACATCTTTTATTCAAACTCTACAATTACGTGGAGTATCAATAGTTTATCATATCTTcataaaattaacaaatatacTTATACTTTGTGTTTTTGTAGCAAATATCCTCTTTTAATTAGCTATGCATTTTTTGCTCAAGAAAGTAATTTTTGCTGACCAATTACCATAAGTTTAGTGACCATCCATACGACTAAATCCTTTACTTGATTGTCTGTGAATTTTTAATATAGCACCTTTCTGCCATGATATggataattattatatcatacaaaaagaaagaaaaaactaaaacaagtaattaatgaCTAGAATCAAATAGACGTATCgtttaaaataataacaatttttATCACTTATAATAATTCTAAATCACAATATATAATACTGGATTCAATGGCC belongs to Solanum stenotomum isolate F172 chromosome 1, ASM1918654v1, whole genome shotgun sequence and includes:
- the LOC125874617 gene encoding uncharacterized protein LOC125874617, coding for MSKSNHQEDLDLLLSLPDRVLETPPASPSSRFPDYLSDDGSPKRMGEADMSVFRDAVQDCLDYDTEIAKKAAKSKHTKGSTDADVEKFSGLRIRNQVVSPVELSNHFADIRFIRLSAIRNSLLGDTLSGCWATVGVLTEKGQPRTSSTGKTYAIWKVGSLDEKTISLFVFGDAYQKNCNEKAGAVFALFNCSVRKDNSEHGFSLSVYSSSHILKIGTSVDYGVCKGKRKDGMACTVIINKRRGTYCSYHKQKTSEKYSSSMRAELKGGNLRTGFRDHLKSEGIYVVNPLADKTNFTKSKAPLKLLSVDGLKRALSNAGKVTTNVHSQGIRFLSQVTGKLNSNNTKESITGRDQTRNVTTNERPSSTKRKNPSETRPSHSCDQKKPKMGQQNSGQNLQQVKEKMIELDIVSSDDEL